A genomic segment from Leishmania infantum JPCM5 genome chromosome 10 encodes:
- a CDS encoding putative fatty acid desaturase codes for MKSVLKAGREKDVDVVVPPKELTIKQIQDQIPAKYFERSAVWGMCYVFRDIFQVLALYFIMYRAVMPVLSAFGGIVYGVAGANIVSWTVVGAVKFAAWTVFGIAQGLNGFAIFVLAHECGHQAFSSYRLLNNAVGLLLDSAILVPYHSWRISHGSHHKHTNHLTKDTVFVPRKEQRVIDLVEETPLVMLWNMLVIFTFGWPAYLVANIASQDYGRRTNHFEPSSPLFNKDDGPDIVLSNIGIVAALFILGLCTYQYGAYNVFCWYVVPYLWTNFWLLYVTYLQHSDLRIPHYTHAHWTFVRGAIATVDRDYGFIINEWLHYINNSHVVHHLFSQMPFYHAIEVTRHHIKDIIGDAYVTDSRSLVEMLCETWRECRYVIPSEGISVFYSFTGKGA; via the coding sequence ATGAAATCCGTGCTCAAGGCGGGGCGCGAGAAGGACGTGgacgtggtggtgccgccgaAGGAGCTTACCATCAAGCAGATCCAGGACCAAATCCCCGCCAAGTACTTTGAGCGCTCGGCGGTGTGGGGCATGTGCTACGTCTTCCGCGACATCTTTCAGGTCCTGGCGCTGTACTTCATCATGTATCGCGCAGTGATGCCGGTGCTTTCTGCATTCGGGGGCATTGTGTATGGTGTGGCTGGCGCGAACATCGTCAGCTGGaccgtcgtcggcgccgtgaAGTTTGCGGCGTGGACCGTGTTCGGGATAGCACAGGGCCTCAACGGTTTCGCTATTTTTGTGCTCGCACACGAGTGCGGTCACCAGGCCTTCAGCTCGTACCGCTTGCTGAACAACGCCGTCGGCCTGCTGCTCGACTCCGCCATCCTCGTCCCGTACCACAGCTGGCGCATCAGCCATGGCAGCCaccacaagcacacaaacCACCTCACCAAGGACACGGTGTTTGTACCACGCAAGGAGCAGCGTGTGATCGACCTGGTCGAGGAGACGCCGCTGGTGATGCTCTGGAATATGCTTGTCATCTTCACGTTTGGCTGGCCAGCGTACCTCGTAGCCAACATCGCGAGTCAAGACTACGGTCGCCGCACCAACCATTTCGAGCCTTCGTCGCCGCTCTTCAACAAGGACGACGGGCCCGACATCGTGCTCTCCAACATCGGCATCGTGGCTGCGCTCTTTATCTTGGGTCTCTGCACCTACCAGTACGGCGCCTACAACGTCTTTTGCTGGTACGTCGTGCCGTACCTTTGGACAAATTTCTGGCTGCTCTACGTCACCTACCTCCAGCACTCTGACTTGCGCATCCCGCActacacgcatgcgcactgGACGTTTGtgcgcggcgccatcgccaccgtcgaCCGCGACTACGGCTTCATCATCAATGAGTGGCTGCACTACATCAACAACTCCCACGTTGTGCACCACCTCTTTAGCCAGATGCCCTTCTACCACGCGATCGAGGTGACGCGCCACCACATCAAGGACATCATCGGCGACGCCTACGTCACGGACAGTCGCTCCCTTGTCGAGATGCTCTGCGAGACGTGGAGAGAGTGCCGCTACGTTATCCCGTCCGAGGGCATCAGCGTGTTCTACAGCTTCACAGGGAAGGGTGCGTAA